One stretch of Deltaproteobacteria bacterium GWA2_45_12 DNA includes these proteins:
- a CDS encoding DNA mismatch repair protein MutS gives MSETTPMMAQYFSIKNKHQDCILLYRLGDFYEMFFEDAKKASQVLDLTLTSRNKNQADSVPLCGIPYHAAQTYINKLLATGHKVAICEQTEDPKKAKGLVKREVVQILSPGLVFDPESLEGKAPNYLASILFNDHKFGLSYVDISTGCFKLIEVLDEDKLMAELSRLEPKEILVPQEGEGADWVEKLRSLFPVRLACLGGWYYDRDFGEDLFIRYYKLSSEALGLNSHPVGAMAAGALLGHLNDSKLLQEHILSQPKIVFTSEFLHLDENAKRHLELTQTMATGERQGSLLWLIDQASSSMGSRQIREWMLYPLTDLHSIQRRQDAVGEFVENASFLDSVQSLLQGFADLERIQNRILAEQASPREFKALAYSLEKIPAIKDCLCHCSSALLKSLWHTMEDLSDVQNLIGSTLVDDPSLALKEGGIIREGVNKTLDELRDVEKNGKFIISTMETQEREATGISSLKIRFNNVFGYYIEITNVHKEKAPAHYIRKQTLSNAERFITPALKEYEDKVLGAAEKIKELEYGLFLELRVKVAAQSERIKKLATHLATLDALAGLASLASQRNYVRPVMVDLPLLNLTKSRHPIIEALLDEAVFVPNDIFLEGKQASLMMITGPNMAGKSTLMRQAALIVIMAQMGGFVPAAEARIGLTDRIFTRIGASDHLQKGQSTFMVEMLETAHILKQATPQSLILLDEIGRGTSTFDGLSIAWSVAETIHDKIGARTFFATHYHELTDLAEEKPGIKNYHMAVKEWNGEIRFLRELKEGGTNRSYGVSVAAMAGLPSHTITRARELLKILEQKDLQFQAEAASGFHQPSLFEERKSLVEEELKKIDVNAITPLSALNLLAELKKMVGAG, from the coding sequence ATGTCCGAAACCACCCCCATGATGGCTCAGTATTTTTCTATCAAGAACAAGCATCAGGACTGCATCCTTTTGTATCGTCTGGGAGATTTTTATGAAATGTTTTTTGAGGATGCCAAAAAGGCCTCCCAGGTTTTGGATTTGACTCTTACTTCTCGCAACAAAAACCAGGCCGATTCGGTTCCCCTGTGTGGCATTCCGTATCATGCGGCTCAAACTTACATTAACAAATTACTCGCTACCGGGCATAAAGTGGCCATTTGTGAACAAACCGAAGATCCCAAAAAAGCCAAGGGACTGGTCAAACGCGAGGTTGTTCAAATCTTAAGTCCTGGCTTGGTGTTCGACCCCGAAAGTTTGGAAGGAAAAGCCCCCAATTATCTTGCTTCCATCCTATTTAACGATCATAAATTTGGATTATCTTATGTTGATATTTCAACTGGTTGTTTTAAGTTAATTGAAGTTTTAGATGAAGATAAGCTCATGGCGGAGTTGTCTCGCTTGGAACCCAAGGAAATTTTGGTTCCCCAAGAAGGGGAAGGGGCCGATTGGGTTGAAAAACTACGTTCCTTATTTCCGGTTCGTTTGGCCTGTCTGGGAGGCTGGTATTATGACCGTGATTTTGGGGAAGATTTATTTATCCGTTACTACAAATTAAGCAGCGAGGCCCTGGGGTTAAATTCCCATCCCGTTGGGGCGATGGCGGCTGGGGCTCTTTTGGGGCATTTAAATGATTCCAAACTTCTTCAGGAACATATTTTAAGTCAGCCAAAAATTGTTTTCACCTCCGAGTTTTTGCATCTGGATGAAAATGCCAAACGCCATTTGGAGCTTACCCAAACCATGGCCACGGGGGAGCGCCAGGGGTCTCTTTTGTGGCTGATTGATCAGGCTTCCAGTTCCATGGGAAGCCGCCAGATTCGCGAGTGGATGCTCTATCCGTTGACTGATCTTCATTCCATCCAAAGACGGCAGGATGCTGTTGGTGAGTTTGTTGAAAACGCCTCTTTTTTGGATTCCGTACAAAGTTTACTTCAAGGCTTTGCCGATCTTGAGCGAATCCAGAATCGTATTCTGGCAGAGCAGGCCAGCCCGCGCGAGTTTAAGGCTTTGGCTTATTCCCTGGAAAAAATCCCGGCCATCAAGGATTGTTTGTGCCACTGTTCCTCTGCTTTGCTGAAAAGCTTGTGGCATACGATGGAAGATTTGTCCGATGTCCAAAATCTGATTGGTTCCACCTTGGTTGACGACCCGTCCCTGGCCTTAAAAGAGGGGGGCATCATTCGTGAAGGGGTGAATAAAACTTTGGACGAATTACGTGATGTCGAAAAAAACGGAAAATTCATCATTTCCACCATGGAAACCCAGGAACGGGAAGCCACGGGGATTTCTTCCTTAAAAATCCGGTTCAATAATGTTTTTGGTTATTACATTGAGATAACCAATGTCCACAAGGAAAAGGCCCCGGCTCATTACATACGCAAGCAAACCCTAAGCAATGCCGAGCGCTTTATCACACCGGCCCTTAAGGAATATGAAGACAAGGTCTTGGGGGCTGCTGAAAAAATCAAGGAACTGGAATACGGTCTCTTTTTGGAATTACGCGTCAAAGTGGCCGCCCAGTCGGAACGCATTAAAAAACTGGCGACCCATTTAGCTACCCTGGATGCCTTGGCGGGTCTGGCTTCTTTGGCTTCCCAGAGAAATTATGTGCGGCCGGTGATGGTCGACCTGCCCCTGTTAAATCTGACCAAAAGCCGTCATCCCATTATTGAAGCCTTGCTCGATGAGGCTGTTTTTGTTCCCAATGACATTTTTCTGGAAGGAAAACAGGCTTCCCTGATGATGATTACCGGGCCGAACATGGCGGGTAAGTCCACACTGATGCGGCAAGCGGCCCTTATTGTCATCATGGCGCAGATGGGGGGATTTGTTCCGGCGGCAGAAGCCAGGATTGGATTAACCGATCGTATTTTTACGCGTATCGGGGCTTCCGACCATCTGCAAAAAGGCCAGTCGACCTTCATGGTTGAAATGCTGGAAACAGCCCATATTTTAAAACAGGCCACACCCCAAAGCCTGATTCTTTTGGATGAAATCGGCCGGGGCACTTCCACCTTTGATGGATTAAGCATTGCCTGGTCGGTGGCAGAAACCATTCACGATAAAATCGGGGCACGCACTTTCTTTGCCACCCATTATCATGAGCTGACCGACCTTGCCGAAGAAAAGCCGGGGATCAAAAATTATCACATGGCGGTCAAGGAATGGAATGGGGAAATCCGCTTCTTAAGGGAATTAAAAGAAGGGGGAACCAATCGGAGTTATGGAGTATCTGTTGCGGCGATGGCGGGGCTTCCTTCCCATACCATCACAAGGGCGCGCGAGTTGCTTAAAATTTTGGAGCAAAAAGATTTGCAGTTTCAAGCGGAAGCCGCCTCAGGATTTCATCAGCCTTCGTTATTTGAGGAAAGAAAGTCCCTCGTAGAAGAAGAGTTGAAGAAAATCGATGTGAATGCGATAACTCCTCTTTCGGCCCTGAATTTATTGGCAGAGTTAAAAAAAATGGTAGGGGCGGGGTAA
- a CDS encoding [protein-PII] uridylyltransferase gives MSSEIQTSIQDSFEPIGWDAHDFVRYVPEILQNPLKEACQNFLFLCNQQLKLLHERNYHAEQLVGIRSAMIDKLLLHILETIEPEVRQKTSHRGPGVTLVAQGGYGRSEMNVYSDIDIVFLYSTKKGAYIETLTEKVLYLLWDLELEVGHATRTLADCKKMFQEDSTVLTALLDVRLLYGNESLFLELKKTLADYLKSSSNQQKTIQAKLDERKKRIAKYGGSVFVLEPNVKEGAGTLRDLQLLLWMAKIKGQKATYQDLIQNGYLDEDEEKKLVMARNFLWRIRNELHFLAERKADALTFQHQEVVAQKLGFKDSVDGILGVEQFMQTYYSLAYDVYTITDKVLRKMKAGGFGFHQLIQKITTRKIDDIFRIVEGQLSIKNRQVFIDFPVSMMRLFSHMQEKGLALHPETRDHVRSLVSTVNDDFRNNPENIKIFRAILNSYSNLGDVLMAMHETHFLDAWMPEFKKLRCRVQHDVYHIYTIDTHSIFAVNELSKLVRGDYDAKFPFYKEALQAVVHPELLTLGLFLHDIGKGEGGNHSVKGAVIARKITERLQYSQAEADAVDFLIQSHLIMPHLSQRRDLDDPELIIKFARSMGTMDNLNMLFLLTWGDIRAVGPEAWTDWKDVLLQKLYKRTHEVITKGEFSKEKTIERIARVKETIMSQFGDKYPKEDSQRFLSVMPPRYFFANEDRDIEKHFLMFEKSKTEKLVSDHRELGEFNLKEITIYTLNAPHVFSVITGVMLAHGINIIHADIFQTTHGYVLVILDVTFPVSRNSVGQQFESVQKALGDVLLGQTKIADLIDKQKIPDYLSKKPVQKANSKVVLDNDVSAYYTVIDVYAHDRLGLLYDIARVLNEHGCFIGLSKISTKVEQVTDVFYVKDIFGKKITAADKIKIIKNALQKVIDSQEEIKFSRSLSGKHF, from the coding sequence ATGTCTTCCGAAATCCAAACCTCCATCCAAGACAGTTTTGAGCCCATAGGATGGGATGCGCATGATTTTGTGCGCTATGTTCCTGAAATACTGCAAAACCCGCTTAAGGAAGCTTGCCAAAATTTTCTCTTTTTGTGCAACCAACAGCTTAAACTCCTTCACGAAAGAAATTATCATGCCGAACAACTTGTGGGCATTCGTTCAGCCATGATCGATAAGCTCTTGCTGCATATTTTGGAAACGATTGAACCGGAAGTCCGGCAAAAAACATCCCATCGTGGTCCGGGGGTTACCCTTGTGGCTCAAGGGGGATATGGGCGTTCCGAAATGAATGTCTATTCGGATATCGACATTGTTTTTTTATACTCAACCAAAAAAGGAGCCTACATTGAAACCCTGACCGAAAAAGTCTTGTATTTGTTGTGGGATTTGGAGCTTGAAGTAGGGCATGCCACACGCACACTGGCCGATTGCAAAAAGATGTTCCAGGAAGATTCAACGGTATTGACAGCCCTGCTTGATGTTCGCCTTTTATACGGGAATGAATCCCTTTTTTTGGAACTCAAAAAAACTTTGGCTGATTATTTAAAATCTTCTTCCAACCAACAAAAGACGATTCAGGCCAAACTTGATGAAAGAAAAAAACGAATTGCCAAGTATGGGGGATCCGTTTTTGTTCTTGAGCCCAATGTCAAAGAAGGGGCCGGTACTTTGCGCGACCTTCAACTTTTATTGTGGATGGCCAAAATCAAGGGGCAAAAGGCCACTTACCAAGATCTTATTCAAAATGGATACTTAGATGAAGATGAAGAAAAAAAGCTTGTGATGGCCCGTAATTTTTTGTGGCGCATTCGCAACGAGCTTCATTTTTTGGCCGAAAGAAAAGCCGATGCCCTTACTTTCCAGCATCAGGAGGTCGTGGCGCAGAAGTTGGGTTTTAAGGATTCCGTCGATGGAATTTTAGGCGTTGAACAGTTCATGCAGACCTATTACAGCCTGGCCTACGATGTTTATACCATCACCGACAAAGTGCTGCGAAAAATGAAGGCGGGCGGGTTTGGGTTTCATCAACTTATTCAAAAGATAACCACACGCAAGATTGATGACATCTTCCGCATTGTCGAGGGGCAGTTGTCCATCAAGAATCGTCAGGTTTTCATTGATTTTCCTGTGTCCATGATGCGTCTTTTTTCCCACATGCAGGAAAAGGGTTTGGCCCTTCATCCCGAAACCAGGGACCATGTAAGGTCCCTGGTTTCAACGGTCAATGACGATTTCAGGAACAATCCTGAAAACATCAAAATCTTCAGGGCCATTTTGAATTCTTATTCCAATTTGGGGGATGTGCTCATGGCCATGCATGAAACCCATTTTCTGGATGCCTGGATGCCCGAATTCAAAAAACTTCGCTGCCGTGTGCAGCACGACGTTTATCACATCTACACCATTGACACGCATTCAATCTTTGCCGTGAATGAACTTTCAAAGCTTGTCCGTGGGGACTACGATGCAAAATTTCCTTTCTATAAAGAAGCGCTACAAGCCGTTGTTCATCCTGAACTACTCACCCTGGGTCTTTTTTTGCACGATATTGGAAAAGGGGAGGGTGGGAACCACTCCGTCAAGGGGGCCGTCATTGCACGCAAGATTACCGAACGTCTTCAATATTCACAGGCAGAAGCCGATGCGGTTGATTTTTTGATCCAATCCCACTTGATTATGCCGCATTTATCACAGCGCCGTGATTTGGATGATCCGGAACTCATCATCAAATTTGCCCGTTCCATGGGAACCATGGACAATCTGAACATGCTATTCCTTCTTACGTGGGGGGATATCCGTGCCGTGGGCCCTGAAGCCTGGACCGATTGGAAAGACGTGCTTTTGCAGAAATTGTACAAACGTACCCATGAGGTCATCACCAAGGGCGAATTCTCAAAGGAAAAGACAATCGAACGCATCGCCCGGGTGAAAGAAACAATCATGAGTCAATTTGGTGACAAATATCCCAAGGAAGACAGCCAGAGATTTTTGTCGGTGATGCCCCCCCGTTACTTTTTTGCCAATGAAGACCGTGACATCGAAAAACATTTTTTGATGTTTGAAAAATCAAAAACAGAAAAACTGGTTTCCGACCATCGTGAGTTGGGTGAATTTAATTTGAAGGAAATCACCATTTATACCCTGAATGCCCCCCATGTTTTTTCGGTGATTACCGGGGTCATGTTGGCCCATGGCATCAATATCATCCATGCTGATATTTTTCAGACAACCCATGGATATGTGCTTGTCATTCTGGATGTCACTTTTCCTGTTTCAAGGAATAGTGTGGGCCAGCAATTTGAAAGTGTTCAAAAGGCCCTGGGCGATGTTTTGCTGGGACAAACCAAAATCGCCGACCTTATTGATAAGCAGAAAATTCCGGATTATCTGAGTAAAAAACCCGTTCAAAAAGCAAACAGCAAGGTGGTTCTAGATAACGATGTTTCGGCTTATTACACGGTCATCGATGTCTATGCCCATGATCGTTTGGGGCTTTTATACGACATTGCCCGTGTGCTAAATGAGCATGGATGTTTTATAGGGCTCTCAAAAATTTCGACCAAGGTGGAACAAGTAACCGATGTATTCTATGTAAAAGATATTTTTGGAAAGAAAATTACGGCCGCGGACAAAATTAAAATAATCAAAAATGCCTTGCAAAAGGTGATTGACTCTCAGGAAGAGATAAAATTTTCTAGGAGCCTGTCGGGGAAACATTTTTAG